From Alligator mississippiensis isolate rAllMis1 chromosome 1, rAllMis1, whole genome shotgun sequence:
GCAAGTTCCATTGCTAATGATCAGATGGAGGGAAAAAGGAGCAGGAGATCCATGGGGTTTGTACTTTGATTTTCATAAAGAGAAACTGCATTGTTACATCTCTGACATAAAATAGATTAGTCCCTGAAGACCATCATGAGAAACAACCCTAAagcaaagttaaaagaaaaatagggAAGATGCTGCTGGTAATTTCCATATTTACTCAGATACCACGCACCCCCAACTAAGGCATatgccttgttttgggaaggcagaatcaAGAGCAAAAGATTTTCCCTTTTCACCAAACTGTTCAGAACCAGCTTCCTCATTTAAGAGACACATACCCCAATTTTAAATCTCTGACTTTAGGGGAAAAGGCGAGTGGTATGTGAATACATATGACACCAGGTATTTGCCATTTATAAATAGTGTTACATGTGTAGTGCCTAACTAATATTTTCATTGCTAGAACATGAGTTCCTTGTTAAAAATTTGTTGCCAGTAATACTCCAGAAACATGGGGATGAGTATGAGCTAAAAGCTTAGCAAAGTCAGAAAGAGTGAACTTAGAAGTAAGGGTGAGTTCACCCCTTTAGGAAACTGCTAAATTACTCCTGGTAAAAACCTCTAACCAGTAACAAATACTTTAAAGTATGATTTATCTCCGCACTTACAATATATCACGTTGCACCCagtttttgtatattttaaaaaatctcttccAGGGAAAGAAGGGATTGTTGTGGGTGATATAGAACCAACTGAAGGGTTGGGATAAACTTCAGTGCACTCAAATACTTTTGAAAACTTGCCTATGTCTACCCCAATgttgcagctggtccaataaaagatactatcCACAATAATCCTtccctcttgcatatttcctgaattatcacagctacaatatcacATCTTTCTGGGAATGTTTTTCTTTATCCCTGACCTTTTAAAATTATCGGAGGTAAACACAGCAACATAACTTTTAAGCACTAGGCCCAGCACTGATTTAGAGGAGGCACCAGTATAGCTCCTTCccccaggagtctttgccatgtcaagtgcagctctgtgctgcttggGCGCAGGATCCAGATAGGTGCAGACGCCATACCCAGAAGTGTATGTGGGGAGTAGGGGATGAAATGGCAAAGCCTCCCTGGGCCACCATGGGACACACAGCCCTGCagtggtgtgtgtgttggggctgggggcgggataaggccatcatagaggacattctagttttctgctgctctgtcctttgttgatacaaaacccaatgccTTCATGTCCTCTGTTttcctcttcaagagaaaaataggggatgtaaaggcatccggtttcgtatcaatggaggacagaggacaaccggactgtcctctgtgatggccaccctagcgggggagggggcaagaaggGAACACAGGGAAGAGAATGGCACCTGGAAGGGCccccagggaagctgagctgctgcttgcttcTCAGTGGCAGCATCTCCAGCCCATGCTGctctcagctgccttccccaAGAGAGCCCTATCAGGTAAGCCTCTACTTCTCCCTGCCTTCCAGTGGTCAGAATAATCCCCTCCCTATCCCAGTGCCACAGGCACTGAAAGAGATCACTACACTTCTGAGTGAACATTTGTGTGCGTTATATCCCATATAATTACCAGGATCAAATTATTAGCTATTTCCAGAAAACATCATAAAAACTGGGTTGCCCAAGATGGGTGCGTCTTccttcagaaaagatttgtttAAATGGGAAAATGAATGAATAACTTCTCGGTCCCTTTACATTACTCACAGTACACACATTTCATCACAGGCCTAGGTGACAACATTTATTAGAAGGTTTTTGTCAGCACAAGACTGTAAAGACCCACTATGCTACATACTTTATTTCACTGTAGATATATTCCTGTCATCAATCTATCAGTAACAATACAGGTACAGATTGCACAGCAATATGCAAGACCACCATGTCACTAGCAGTGCATCTCTGGATATCCTATACAGAATGCTAGATTGAAGCCCACTGCCCAGGTATATGCCCAGGTGCGGTGGGCGCTTTGCGTATGTCCAGCTAACATTATTTAATTAACAGCAATACCCTTTTGTCATTAACAGCAATACCTTTTTGTCAATCAACTTAATTAatcctctgttgccttcttacaCAGTCATGTCTCCAGATGAAGACTGTGTATTACATGCTTGTCTTACTTGTTTTCCAAGGCAAGAAATAGTTAGAGTGGGCTATGAAAAACAACAGTTGAAAGAAGCACACAATGAaactactttattttaaaaagttcaaTACATATACTTAAAAATACACACTGCTTATATTAGGCCATTCATCAGTAAATTTCAGAGTGCTTCACAAGGAAATCAGCATAATTATCCATATTTTACCGATGGAGAGACTGAGGCACAGGATAGGAAGTGGTCATTGaacaggccagtggcagaactagGAACAGAATTTtggtctcctgagtcccagcctAATGCTCTTCTTGCTAGGCCAAAGTCACGACAGCTCTCCACATTACTTAAATAATAACCATCCATGCAACTTGTACATTTTCCACATATTTACTGCAGAATATCTAGCAAAATATCTAAAAGCATATTGAATGCGTCAGGTAGTTCTGTATCCAGAGGTACATATCAGATGCCCAAGTAAGGCACAGTTCATAACAAAATGACTCAATGTTTCAATCTTTCACATTTAAGACATTTTGAAAAAATCTTACTATTCTATCATATCTAACATTGATTGTTTCACATTTTCTTTGTTCTCTAAAAAACAATTTGCAGAATTAGTTCTCTGTATTCAAGTCACTTTGAACTGCATCTTTGAGAACATCATCAGTAGGATCACGGATAGAATGGACCCAACATATAGGTTCTCTTCTGGGCCAAACGGAGCAAACATACAGAAATCCCATATGTTGTCCTATTGTCAGATTAACTGGCCCTCTGGGTCTATTGTTTAAGCTGCTAACCTTGTCTCAGTAAATGAATGTTACAACATAACTTTTGTTATTTGTGCCTGAGAACATATCCGAGTATGACAAACATGGAAAATGCTTTGTAATGCTGGAGACATTTTCCACACTGTAGGACTTCAATAAAGAGTACCCGTTGAAAAGAGATGTATCCAAGACAGAAATATACAAAAACATATGCCTGTCTTTGTGTAACACCTGCAATTCATCtctcatttcatggtcactgttatTGTAGATTGTTAAAGTTTGCTCAGGAAATTGGACCTTGACCTCACTGTTTATTCGCAACTTTTGCAATCCCCAAATGGCCAAGTATTCTGTTGGCAATGGAGTGGTGCCGCAGAGGGAAAGCTTCAGGTCATGCACCACGGTAAAGTTCAACAGCATTCCCAGCATGGAGGTATCTGTGAACCAAACTGTCAGGTCCCTGTTGTAGCTGGCTCTGTCTATTGTATAAGGCAAAACGGTTTTGCAGTTGCACATCAAGTTTGCCAGGCTGTAATCGCAATCACGGATATCAGTAGAACAGCTGCAGTTGCGAATTGTGCTTTCCTTCGTGAAAATTAAAGTGTGGTTCTTCTGACTTCTTGCAAAACTATTAATAATACAGATGCCAAGGAAACCAATCAAAAGGAGATGATGTTCATGGAAGGATACTGGCACTTTTAATAAAAGTATCATGGTGTGAAGCATCTTCTCTTCTACTTAGCGAGTTTTATCACTTGCCATTACCTAGTGAGAAAAGCAATAGCTTTACTACAGCTCACTTACCCATTAAATATCACTTTTATCCTGCTCATCCATTGACTTACCTACTTGTTGACCTGTCTTACTATTACTTAGAAGACTGCAATGTTACAACTTGCCCTGATGTAGGGAAGACATACATGCCCTGATTCAGGACCAGGCCCTCTCTCTGCTCACCTGCAATTCCTCTCCCCTTTTTGCCTGGGAGGAAAGATTGCTTCATGCATTCTGTTGAACAGCTTATACCCCCCTGTGCATTCAGGTAGCTACTCTTCTGGAGAAGCGTGAGGACAAAGACACTATTTGCTCCTCTCCATCCTCTTCTTGCTTACTTGTGCACAACCAGGGGTAACAGAGTAGGCCCTGTTCTCCACTCTCGCTAGGGGTGCAATCTGAACAGGGCTAAGCAGGAAATAAGAGGAAGATCTTACTACCTTTCCCTCTCCTGCATAGTTAAGTAAGGGCTGCAACAATTGAGTCTATAGACTATAAAAGCATGTGTGGTATAGCTCATATGTGCTATGGCTCATTCAGACTTGTCTTAAGTATTGGAAGCTGGATATCTGCATTACCACAGCAGTCTGCCTGGGTACATTATTATTACGCATTAGAACTACTGAGAAGAAGGGTAGATTAGCCTAggtcagaggttctcaaactgtggtctgtggaccaccactggtccatgagctgcattcaggtggtccgcagaaaggttgcagaacaatcaagaatatctgtacttggcccTGCGCTCGATATATTTTTTCTGACGACGGAGTTTAAGTggtccaccaagaccctcagcaattttcaagtggtccataaaaaaaagtttgagaaccactggccagGTGAAGCATTATCCTAATGGTGCTATACCACTTCCTCTTTCTGAGCCAATATATTCAGAGCTCTAGATATTACAGCTGAATTACTTGGTGCATGGGTAGTGTCTTACAGTGTGGCacacagaaaaatgtgttttattcgATCCTGCTTACTTTGAAAACTTCCACAGTGGAAGAAATTAGGATCAAATTTTGTCCCGGTATGTCCATCCAACAATAATCCACAGTGTGTATACCTGAGCAGAATTTAGCCCTCAAAAcctttaaagcagtgattctcacaCTCGGGTgcagtgagatccttttaaggttgCTATGCAATTACTAGGAGTATCAACACCTACATGTGAATCAGAAGATAaaactagagatttcaaatacaaaaGCACGTGTCAAAACTATCGCAACCTGTGgtggtctttccgagttctttgcaacagaagtattactctagtatttttctgttttcactcatttcttgactgcaGAAAATTGTCATTTTCCATAGGGTGCCTTGACTCTACCAAAGGttactttgagtctaaaaagctgAGGACCACTGGTTTAAAAGTTCTCCCATATCCAGAACATATACCCAGTACATTAACAAGAAATCCAGTACAATAAAATGGGAACCAGCAGAAAACATACATACTAATGTTTACCAGGTACCAATCCAATCCTGCTTCATTAAACAATGGAGtcttttaatataaaaaagcTTGCTACTATTAATAACTACTTTTTGAATATGCAAGTATTAGGCTAAGGCACCCTTGTACCAGTCATTATTAATTAAACAAACTGGCCACTTGTATATGTAACTGATCCATAGGTATAGAGGACTCCCAGATTGGGGTGGATCTGGGGGTTGCACTAGTGCACTTGCACCCCTTAGATTtgtggtccacccaaagtttaaaaccaattcttggccgcagcagcagcatttcaagtcaggtgatgctgagggagtcaattgacctcatggctcattatcacTTGCTCCCTTTTAAACTATTCATTCCACAGATATTAATtgccctctcttctttttaacagTCTTCATATTatactaatcaagctatcctttattctgcagttctgctcctggtaatgaagggCATTTTTACGTGTGTTGTGGGAAAAGGCgccaggtgttttaattagcaagctgtgctaattagaAGTGCCCgtgtatcac
This genomic window contains:
- the C1H21orf62 gene encoding uncharacterized protein C21orf62 homolog — its product is MLHTMILLLKVPVSFHEHHLLLIGFLGICIINSFARSQKNHTLIFTKESTIRNCSCSTDIRDCDYSLANLMCNCKTVLPYTIDRASYNRDLTVWFTDTSMLGMLLNFTVVHDLKLSLCGTTPLPTEYLAIWGLQKLRINSEVKVQFPEQTLTIYNNSDHEMRDELQVLHKDRHMFLYISVLDTSLFNGYSLLKSYSVENVSSITKHFPCLSYSDMFSGTNNKSYVVTFIY